Proteins found in one Muntiacus reevesi chromosome 2, mMunRee1.1, whole genome shotgun sequence genomic segment:
- the PRAP1 gene encoding proline-rich acidic protein 1 codes for MSETPLESGSTQSADRRSSSGTEGEAVLGSGPSRDTQQLRVAGAAGFSPPGPGRQGLQAAGPAPQAPSTQLTDSGAAGKAVGNRGLQAGPTAGQARRPAWRWSGRSGLSLTLPSAPRLLLLTGLVAVLLLEAGSAWTHQVSVQTKGKVGAEQDTEEAWDARAVESPEKDNQLIWLLMAPKIMAISEEQQGAKAPAETEDALGRVLGPREGPEPDRDSLFHNVPEEALEEARPWVRVLPPRQVLHGPEEDRDHIYHPREP; via the exons ATGAG CGAAACCCCACTGGAGTCGGGCAGCACCCAGTCAGCAGACAGAAGGAGCTCGAGTGGCACAGAAGGGGAGGCCGTGCTGGGCAGCGGCCCGAGCCGGGACACGCAGCAGCTGCGGGTGGCCGGCGCGGCGGGCTTCTCTCCACCAGGCCCTGGAAGGCAGGGGCTGCAGGCCGCCGGCCCCGCG CCCCAGGCCCCGAGCACACAGCTGACAGATTCCGGAGCCGCAGGCAAAGCCGTGGGAAACCGGGGCCTGCAGG CTGGACCAACTGCCGGCCAGGCCAGGCGTCCTGCCTGGAGGTGGAGCGGCAGGAGCGGCCTGTCTCTCACTCTCCCCTCTGCTCCCAGGCTCCTGCTGCTCACCGGCCTGGTGGCTGTGTTGCTGCTGGAGGCAGGCTCAGCCTGGACCCACCAG GTCAGCGTCCAGACCAAAGGCAAAGTCGGGGCTGAGCAGGACACAGAGGA GGCCTGGGATGCCCGCGCGGTCGAGTCTCCGGAGAAGGACAACCAGCTCATCTGGCTGCTTATGGCACCCAAGATCATGGCCATCAGCGAGGAGCAGCAAG GTGCCAAAGCCCCGGCAGAGACCGAGGATGCCCTGGGCCGCGTCCTGGGCCCGAGGGAGGGTCCTGAGCCTGACCGGGACAGCCTGTTCCACAATGTGCCCgaggaggccctggaggaggcGAGGCCCTGGGTTCGGGTGCTGCCCCCTCGCCAGGTGCTTCACGGACCTGAGGAGGACCGAGACCACATCTACCACCCCAGGGAGCCCTGA
- the FUOM gene encoding fucose mutarotase, translated as MVVLKGVPALLSPELLFALARMGHGDEIVLADVNFPSSSICRGGPEEIRADGLGIPQLLEAVLQLLPLDTYVESPAVVMELMPSDRKRGLLTPVWTSYQSILSKAGYEGSLGMVERFAFYERAKKAFAVVATGETALYGNLILKKGVLAPEDLCHAC; from the exons ATGGTGGTGCTCAAGGGCGTCCCGGCGCTCCTGTCCCCGGAGCTCCTCTTCGCCCTGGCGAGAATGGGGCACGGAGATGAGATCG TTCTTGCAGACGTGAACTTCCCCAGCAGCTCCATCTGCAGAGGCGGCCCGGAGGAGATCCGAGCCGACG GCCTGGGCATCCCCCAGCTCCTGGAGGCTGTGCTGCAGCTGCTACCCCTGGACACCTACGTGGAGAGCCCG GCTGTGGTCATGGAGCTGATGCCCAGCGACAGGAAGAGGGGCCTGCTGACCCCAGTGTGGACGAGCTACCAGTCCATCCTCTCCAAGGCTGGCTATGAG GGCTCCCTGGGGATGGTGGAGAGGTTTGCGTTTTATGAGCGGGCGAAAAAGGCTTTTGCTGTTGTGGCAACTGG GGAGACAGCCCTCTACGGGAACCTCATCCTCAAGAAGGGGGTGCTGGCTCCCGAAGACCTGTGCCACGCCTGTTGA